In Streptomyces paludis, the genomic stretch CCGCACTTCGCCCCCGAACGGCCCCACGTTCGTCGTCCGCTGGCGTGCAGCCGGCGCCCGGAACGGCAAGCGGGAGTCTGAGGTGTTCGACGGCCTCCCGTCCGCTGAGAAGTTCCGTGACCTCGTGAAGGCGCACGGGGAGCACTGGCCGCCAGAGTGGAACCAGGGCCGCGGTTTCGTTGCAGACCGGCGCCGGAAGGAGACGGCAACCCTACTGTGCTGGGTTGGTGAACCGCCGGCTCACCATCGAGGGATCTCATCACAAGCTGTCCGGAGATGCTGTCACGGCAAGCGCGGCACCATCCACACGGATACCACGATGGGATGGTGGATAGAACTATCTCGGCGCGCTCGGCCTGGTTCCTCAACGCCATCGTGCTGTTGAACGCACGCTTACGCGTGGGCCGTCCGCCTGCTCGGTGAATTCCGGGTGAGCGAACTCACTTGTCGCAACATTCGAATCCGGCGCCTGGACGCAGCGCCTTAGTTGGCGCCATCGAGCGTTGAGTGATCAGGACCGCGCAACGGAACCAGTCCCCCAGAGCCCGGCGTCGTGTTTGGTGTTCGTGATTCCTTAAGGGGCATTGTGGAAGCTGATCCGCCGTGGTGGGCCATCATTGTGATTTCAGCCGGGGCGACGGTGGTCCTTGGAACCGTCCTGCTGTCTGTGATCGCCGTAGTCGCTCTCGGAGCAGGCTGGGCGAGGAGGAGATACAGCGGGCCGGCTCGGCGCCCCTGACAGAGTTGTCGGCAGGGCATCTGAGGCTTAAAGGGCAGGCTGAAACGTCAGGCGTCATGTTCGCCGGTCAGGCGTATCGACGGCTCTGATCAGCTCGGCGAGTTCCGAGGCGGTGGGCCGGTCGTCGGCATGCCCCAGGAGGATCGGGCGGAGCGTGTTCTGTAGCGCGGGCCACAGGGGTCTGTCGTCGAGGGGGAGCCGTCGGCTTGCGATGACGGCGCGGAGTTCGGCGCAAGTGAGCCGCGTCGGGTCGATCCCTCCTGCCCGGTAGTCGAGTGGCCAACGGGCCGTGACACAGGACCACAGAGTTCCGGCCAGGGCGTAGACGTCGGAGGCTGCGGTCGTGGGAACGGGATGTTCGGTCACGGCGAGGCGGGCGGACAGTTCTGGTGCGACGAGGTGGGGGATGCCGCCTCTGAAGGTGGCCTCCGGGGTGGAACCCGGCCGTAGCGCCCATGAGAGGTCGATCAGCCTGACCCCGTGGTCGGTGAGGACGCCGTGGTCGGGTTGCAGGTCGGAGTGGACCCACCCCATGGTGTGCAACGCGGCGACAGCCCGGCACAGGCCGTCGGCCGCTTCCAGCACGCCCGGCCGGTCGTGAGCGCCCTCGCGTACGGACCTGAAGACTTCCCAGACGGATGGGCCGTCCAGCCACGGGGTCACGAGCCACCCCGAGGCTTCGTCCTGCCCGGAGACCACCCCGTAGCCGGGCAGCAGGCCCAGGGTCTCCGCTTCCCGCGCGGTCACTGTCCGCACGTCCCCGTATCCGGCCTTCACCGCCACGGACCGGCCGGCGAGTCCGGTGGCCTTCCACACCGCTGCTCCACGTCGGTAGGTGATCTCCGTGAGTGCGACCGGCC encodes the following:
- a CDS encoding protein kinase family protein, with amino-acid sequence MIGPTEQGSDHLGEAPWDDGAVTDRFPACPAEARAAAETACGGPVALTEITYRRGAAVWKATGLAGRSVAVKAGYGDVRTVTAREAETLGLLPGYGVVSGQDEASGWLVTPWLDGPSVWEVFRSVREGAHDRPGVLEAADGLCRAVAALHTMGWVHSDLQPDHGVLTDHGVRLIDLSWALRPGSTPEATFRGGIPHLVAPELSARLAVTEHPVPTTAASDVYALAGTLWSCVTARWPLDYRAGGIDPTRLTCAELRAVIASRRLPLDDRPLWPALQNTLRPILLGHADDRPTASELAELIRAVDTPDRRT